ACCATCCGCATTAGAATCGCGATCACTCAACAGCAGATTGTTTGGTAGATTCTTATCGGTCATTCATGCCCCATTACGTCTACATCGTCTCTGATACCCCACTCACGCTTTGGGGCTTGTCCTCCCGGGAGCGCCTTCGCCGGCTCTTCACTCGACTGGGATCGTTCATCTTTCTCGATGCCCTCGACGCTCTCCCGCCTGACGCCTCTGTCCTGCTGCTCCGCGGCGACTTTCTCTATGACGAGCGCATCCTGAAACGGCTGATCCACGAAGAACAGACGCTGCTCCAGGTCCCCGTAAAATCCCAGCACATTTCCGTGGCCGCTTCCGTGCCAGCTTCATTAGCCCCGCAGGCAAGCCGCCTCCTCTCCTATCCTTCAGACTCCCCCCGCCTGCCCAACGTACATACCGTTCAACTTCACGAGTGGTCCGCTGGCTTTCAGGAGCAATTACGGAAATTCGATCCGCCGTATGTCCTACCGATCACAGCCGACAATCAACGCGCATTGGAAGAACATTTATACTCGGGCTCCTATAAAGGCGTGACCGATCTCATCACAAAATGGGCGTGGCCCATTCCGGCGAAATGGGTGGTCCGCGTGTGCGTGAATCTGGGCATTGTCCCGAATGTCGTCACGACGGTCAGTGTCGTCTTAACCGTCATAGCGGGCGTCTGTTTTGCACAGGGAGCGTTCGGGAGCGGGCTGGTGGCGGGCTGGATCATGACCTTTCTCGACACCGTGGATGGGAAGTTGGCGCGGGTCACGGTCACGTCGAGTAAAATTGGCCATATCCTCGATCACGGGCTCGACACTATTCATCCGCCGCTCTGGTATATTGCCTGGGGCATGGGACTCGCTGCGTTTACGCCGCCAACCCCCTGGCTCTCTCTTTTCAATATTTTTATGATCATTGTGTCGGCCTATATCGCAGGACGACTGTGTGAAAGCGTATTCAAATTTCGCTTAGGGCAATTCGGTTTGTTTTGCTGGCGTCCCGTCGATTCGCTTAACCGGCTGATTACGGCGCGCCGCAATCCGAACTTGATTCTGTTGACAGGTTCTCTATGCATGGGCCGTCCTGATCTGGGATTTCTCGCCGTCGCCGCTTGGACAGTCCTGTCGACCGCATTCCTGTACCTACGCCTTGCCCTAGCCTTTAGAGCCAAGGCCATCTCAGGCCAACCACTTCGTCCCTGGTTAGCCGATATTGGAACGTATGTGCATAGTGAATCATTCGTAGCCAGGATATTTACACGTCCTCCATTCACATCGATCATGACATCACCAGAGTAATTGATAACGAACAAACACCAACACACATTCTCAGACATCGTTTATGCCCCATTACGTCTACATCGTCTCTGATACCCCACTCACGCTTTGGGGCTTGTCCTCCCGGGAGCGCCTTCGCCGGCTCTTCACTCGACTGGGATCGTTCATCTTTCTCGATGCCCTCGACGCTCTCCCGCCTGACGCCTCTGTCCTGCTGCTCCGCGGCGACTTTCTCTATGACGAGCGCATCCTGAAACGGCTGATCCACGAAGAACAGACGCTGCTCCAGGTCCCCGTAAAATCCCAGCACATTTCCGTGGCCGCTTCCGTGCCAGCTTCATTAGCCCCGCAGGCAAGCCGCCTCCTCTCCTATCCTTCAGACTCCCCCCGCCTGCC
The genomic region above belongs to Nitrospirales bacterium and contains:
- a CDS encoding CDP-alcohol phosphatidyltransferase family protein, whose protein sequence is MVDSYRSFMPHYVYIVSDTPLTLWGLSSRERLRRLFTRLGSFIFLDALDALPPDASVLLLRGDFLYDERILKRLIHEEQTLLQVPVKSQHISVAASVPASLAPQASRLLSYPSDSPRLPNVHTVQLHEWSAGFQEQLRKFDPPYVLPITADNQRALEEHLYSGSYKGVTDLITKWAWPIPAKWVVRVCVNLGIVPNVVTTVSVVLTVIAGVCFAQGAFGSGLVAGWIMTFLDTVDGKLARVTVTSSKIGHILDHGLDTIHPPLWYIAWGMGLAAFTPPTPWLSLFNIFMIIVSAYIAGRLCESVFKFRLGQFGLFCWRPVDSLNRLITARRNPNLILLTGSLCMGRPDLGFLAVAAWTVLSTAFLYLRLALAFRAKAISGQPLRPWLADIGTYVHSESFVARIFTRPPFTSIMTSPE